GGCGATGTCCGGTGCCGACTGCGGGGCCATCCGGGCGACGATCAGGGCGTGGTGCACGAGACCTCCTCGATGCGGTCGCGGATGAGGGCCATCTGGATGGGCGAGTTGCGGTTGATGATGTCGGTCATCCCGGCGTCGTCGACCGGGGCGTCGGGCTTCATGGCGAAGTCCTGCGTCCAGTGCATCCGGGTGCCGTCGGGGGTCTCCTCGTACTCCCAGACGATGTTCATGTACTCGAAGGGCCCGGTTTCGACCCTGCGGGCACGGACGATGAGCTTCTCGCGGTCGGCGACCCGTTCCGAGACCCAGCTCCACACCTTGCCGTTCTCGTCGGGGTGCATGGTCAGGCGGAAGGCCACCGTGTCGCCCTCGCGGGACAGCACCTCGCAGGAGGCGTACTCGCTGAACAACTGGGGCCATTTGTCCAGGTCGTTCGTCATGTCCCAGACGAGGTCGACGGGTGCGGCGATGGTGATCTCGTTCTCCGTGTGTCCGGCCACCTCAGGCTCCCGTCGTGAGTGCGCCGTTGACGAGGTCGAGGAAGGCGCGGGGGCTCTTGCAGCGCTCCGCGTCGGTGGGCAGCGCCACGCCGTGCCGGTTCTCCAGCTCGCCCACGATGCCGAGGAGGCCGAGCGAGTCCAGCCCGAACTCGGCGAAGGTGGAGTCCGCCCGGCTCGCGAGGTCCTGCGGGTCGACGGTCACGCCGGCGGCCTGCTTCATCAGCGCGGCCAGTTCCTCTACGGTCACTTGGGTCACTTCAGTGGTCATGCGCGTTCTCCTTGTTGTACGGGTGCGGAGGGTTCTGCGCGGCCCTGGTGAAGTCCGGTGCGGACCGCGCCCCGCAAGGGGCGCGGGGAACGGCGCGACCAGCCCCCACCGAGCCGCAGGGTCGTCTCTGCGCCTCCAGCGGAGCGCTCAGGCGGCGGATCCGGGGCCGCGGCGTAGCACGAGCGCCGCGTTGGAGCCCATGAGTCCCCGGCTGAGGACCAGGGCCGTGCGGAGCTCAGCCGGGCGTGCGGTGGCGGTCACCAGGTCGATGTCGTGGCAGACGTCGAAGACGTTCGGGGTCGGCGGTATCTGCCCGTGCTCCATGGCCTGCACCGCGGCCACGATGTCCAGCAGGGGTGCCCCGCAGTAGGACCGCCCGATGCCGGTCTTGGGGGCCGTGACGGGCACCCTGGTGCCGTGCGGGCCCAGGGCGTCGGCGAGGGCGAGGGCCTCGGCGCGGTCCGCCTCCGGGACGCCCAGCGCGTCGGCGAAGACCACGTCGATCTCCTCCGGTGCGCAGCCGGCCTCGTCGAGGGCGCCGCGGATGGCGTGCGCGAGCCCCTCCCGTGACTGCTCCCAGTGCGAGGCGCCGGTGAAGGTGGCGGAGTGTCCCGCCACGACGGCCCGGACGACCGCGGCACGCCGCTGTGCCCGCTCCAGGTCCTCCACGATCAGCACGGCACCGCCCTCCGCGGGCACGAACCCGCAGGCCGCCGGGGTGAAGGGACGGTAGGCGCGGGCCGGGTCCTCGACGGTGCTGAGCTCGGGGTAACCGAGCTGGCAGACCCCCGAGTAGGGGGCGAGCGGCGCCTCGGCCGCCCCGACCACGACCACGTCCGTGCCCCGGTCCACGGCCCGCGCGGCGTGCGCGACGGCGTCCAGGCCGCCCGCCTCGTCGCTGGCCACCACCCCGCAGGGGCCCTTGAAGCCGCTGCGGATGGATATCTGGCCGGTGCTGGCCGCGTAGAACCAGGCGATGGACTGGTAGGGCCCGACGAACCGGGATCCCTGTCCCCACAGCTTCTGCAGTTCCCGCTGGCCGAACTCGCCGCCGCCGGAGCCGGCCGCGGTGACCACGCCGACGGAGTACGGGGAGTCGGCGGCGGTGCTGCTCAGCCCCGCGTCCTGCAGGGCGGCATCGGCGGCGGCCAGGGCGAAGTGGGTGAACTTGTCGGTCTGGACGAGGAAGGTCTCCTCGATGAGCGCCGAGGCGTCGAATCCGCGGACCTCGCCGGCGACGCGGAGCGGAAGGTGCTCGCAGCCGTCCCGGGTGATGCGGTCCAGGACGCTCGCGCCCTCCTTGACGGACTTCCAGTAGGTGTCGGCGTGCAGGCCGTTGGGGGCGACCACGCCGATCCCCGTGACGGCGGTGTGCCGGGGGCGTATGCCACTACCACTCATTTCGTCCTCCCACCCGGCCCCGTGAGGAGCACCGCGGACTGGAAACCGCCGAAGCCGCTGCCCACGGAGAGCACGTGGTCGAGCCTGCGCGGGCGTGCGGTGCGCGGTACGTAGTCCAGGTCGCACTCGGGGTCCGGGGTCTCGTAGTTCGCCGTGGGCGGCACCACCTGCCGGGCCAGGGCGAGCACACAGGCGACGACCTCGATCGCGCCGATCGCCCCGAGCGAGTGGCCCACCATGGACTTGATCGAGCTCATGGGTGTGTCGTAGGCGTGGGAGCCGAGGGATTTCTTGACCGCGGCGGTCTCGTGCCGGTCGTTCTGGCGGGTACCGGAGCCGTGGGCGTTGACGTAGTCGATGTCGGTGGGGTCCACGCGCGCGTGGTCGAGCGCGGCGTCGATGGCCCGGGCCATCTCCAGTCCCTCACTGGTGAGTCCGGTCATGTGGTAGGCGTTGCCGAAGGTGGCGTAGCCGTCGATCTCGCAGTACACGTGCGCGCCGCGCGCGCGGGCGTGTTCCAGTTCCTCCAGGACGAGGACGGCGGCGCCCTCGCCCATGACGAATCCGTCGCGGTGGGCGTCGAAGGGGCGGGAGGCGTGCTCCGGGTCGTCGTTGTTGGGTGAGGTGGCCTTGATGGCGTCGAAGCAGGCCATGGTGATCGGGGAGATCGGGGAGTCCGACGCCCCGGTGATGCAGAGGTCGGCGCGGCCCTCCTCGATGGTGTGGAAGGCGTAGCCCACGGCGTCGAGCCCGGAGGTGCAGCCGGTGGAGACGGTCTGCACGGGCCCCTGGGCGCCGAACCGTTCCGCGACGTCCGACGCCAGTGTGCTGGGCGAGAAGGCGCGGTGCAGGTACGGGTTCGCCGCGCGATGGTCGACGTCCCAGCGCTGCCCGCCTTCGCTGACCAGGACGTAGTCCTGCTCCAGCCGGGTCGTGCCGCCCACCGCGCTGCCCAGGGACACGGCCACGCGCCAGGGGTCCTCCGTGCCGAAGTCGACTCCGCTGTCGGTCACGGCCTCCGTCGCGGCGACGAGGGCAAACTGTATGTACCGGTCGGCGCGTTCGACCAGTTCGGGTTCGAGTCCGTGGGCGAGCGGGTCGAAGTCGCACTCGGCGGCTATGCGGGACCGCAGTCCCTCGGGGTCGAACAGGGTGATGCCTCGTGTCGCGGTACGGCCGCTCGCGAGGAGGTCCCAGAACGCGGGCACCCCTATGCCTCCCGGAGCGACCACGCCTATGCCGGTGACCGCCACCCGCCGGGTCACGAGAGGACTCCGCGTCGGTCGGGCCGTCCGCTCTCCTCCTGGACGAGCGGGTACGGCTTGAGGTCGTCGCTGATCTCCGGGGCCTCCGTGTCGACGTGGCCGAGGCTCGGCTTCGGGGCCAGCGGGCTCAGGTGGAAGACCATCCGGGCTTCCTCGTCACCGACGTTGCGGAAGCGGTGCCGCATGTCGATGGGGATCATGAGGCCCTGGTCGGCACGGAGGGAAAACGTTTCTCCGTCCAGGTCGACCTCCAGCCTGCCCTTCGACGACGTACACGAACTCCTCGGAGTACGGGTGGTAGTGCTCGCTGATGCGTTCGCCGGGCCGCATGATGGCGAGGCCCATGAACCCGCTCGTGGCACCCACCGTGACAGGGGTGAGCAGGGTGCGCAGGTCGCCACCACGCTTGCGGTTGGGCTCGATCTCGTTCACGTCCACGACGCGCGGGCGCATCTTCTCCATGGTCTGTCTCCAGGTCGGTCGGTGGGGTGTGGGTCCCTGCGCTGCGCCGTCAGGGCTGCGCGGCCCTGCGGTCGGTGATCAGCGCCATGTCGGCGTGCGTCAGGAGGCGGGTGGCCTCCCGCTCGCCCGTGGGCGGTCCCGCCACGCCGAGTGCGTCACTGTCGAGCAGACGGGCCAGCACGGCGGCCTTGCGCGGGCCGTGGATGCCGAGCACCCTGACCGGATCGGTCTCGGGGTCACCGCGTACGTCGACGAGGCGGACGACGATGTCCTCCCGCTGGAAGACGGTGCTGCGGTGCACGGGGCCGGCCGGGTCGGCGGCCGCGGTCTCGTCCTGCCGGGAGAGCAGCCGGGCCAGCGCCATCCCGCAGCCCGGGCGGGCCGGGTAGTACAGGGCGTGCCGCGTGAGGCCGTCCGGTTCCGGGCCGCCAAGTGCCACATGGTGGACGGCCGGCATGGCGGCGCGGGCGAAGAAGGCCCGCGCGGACTCCGGGTCGGACAGGTCGCGGTGCTGCTCCAGGTGGGGGTTGAGGGCCTCCTCGACGGCCCGTACCTCGGGCTGACGCGAGACGTGGCGCAGGGCGGCCATCAGGTCGCCCTCCACCTCGACGGTGCGGACGACCCGGTTGCCGTGGAGGAACAGGGTGGTGCGGCGCAGCCGCGTGGAGTCGTCGACGCGGGCCTGGGGCGGCGCGTAGCCGGCGAGGATCTCCGTGACCTTGGACTCGGAGCCGGGCTTGACGGTGAAGGTCAGGGCGTGGCGTGTCACACCGTCGCCCACCCGTACGGCCGTCTGGAGTCCGCCGGTGTTCGGGCGGGCGCGGCCGGTCTCACGGACGACGCCGTAACGCATCGAACGCAGTTCACGGACGCAGTTCTGCAGGGGCCTGACCGTCTCGAGATGCTCTTCACTGTTCACCCAGGCGAGGTACGGCGGGGCGGTGGCCCATTCGCTCGTGATGACCCACTGGGACGGGTTCTCCAGGGACTGGCACAACTGGTCGCCGAGGTGACCGGGAACCGACGCGACTCGGTCACGCATGTGCTCGTACGCGTCGAGGAACTCTTGCTGGGCGCCTTCGTGGAGATCGACGAGCAGGATGACGCGCATCCTGGAACCGTCGAATGCCGACTGGGATGTATAGGGCGAAGTGGTCATCCGGCGGACCCTTCCTTCGCGGGAGCAAGCGGCGGCCGTCCGTGTTCACCTGCGCGAACGCGGGTTTCGGCCCTGAGCCTTCATCGTGGGTCAGGGCCACGGGGACCGCGAGCCGCGCGGGCCAATTGAGGGAACTGGCCGGGAGGGTGTGCTCGCTGGGTGCCGACGCCGTGTCAGGGGGGTCGGGGGGTGCGGTATGTGCCGTCGCCGGGGCGCGGGTTGGGGGGCGCGGTGGGTGCGCGGTGGGTGCGCGGTGGGTGCGCGGTGGGTGCGCGGTGGGTGCGCGGTGGGTGCGCGGTGGGTGCGCGGTGGGTGCGCGGTGGGTGCGCGTCCATGCCTGCGGCGGCCCGCTGGGCCGGATGGGGGTGCGCGTAGCGCCTGCGGGTGGGGGGTGGGGCGGGGCCGCGTCGGGGGGTGTCCGTCCTCGGTCCGGTGGTGGGCCTTGCGCTAGAGGTGCCGTTTCTTGACACCGGACTCTGCGGGCGGACACCCCCCGACGCGTCCCCTCGCCGCCGTACGCGGGTGCGGCACCGCGGGGGCCATCCGTCTGGAGGGCGCGTGTCGAAGCCCCGTTCGGGACGGGGACTTGGGTACGGCGGCGGCTAAGCAGGTCGGGCGAAGTCCGCTGCGGTTCGGCAGCGCCCCAAAGGGGCGCGGGGAACTGCGCGACCAGCCGCGATGGCGCCGCAGACGACCGACGACACATCGCGGCACTTCAAGCGGAGCGCTTAGTCGGCCAGGTGGCGTTCCACCGTCTCCACCTTGGAGGTGAGGCCGTCGGTCACGCCGGGGCGGATGTCGGCCTTGAGGACCAGTGAGACGCGCGGTGCCCGTGTCTCTACGGCGGCCACGGCGCGCTTGACGACGTCCATGACCTCGTCCCACTCGCCCTCGATGGAGGTGAACATCGCGTCGGTGCGGTTGGGCAGGCCGGACTCGCGGACCACCCGGACGGCGTCGGCTACGTACTCCCCCACGTCCTCGCCGACGCCGAGCGGGGTCACGGAGAAGGCGACGATCATGCGTTGACCTTGCCTTCCCTGCGGGCGCGGGCGGCGATGACCGCGTCCTCGGCCTCGCGCTTGAGCTTGCGCTCGGCGAAGAAGCCGCCGGTCGGCAGGACGGAGAGGACGAAGTAGAGGGCCGCGGTCTTCAGGGACCACTTGGTGCGGTTCCAGGCGTCCGCCCAGAAGATCACGTACAGGATGAAGAGGACGCCATGGACCATGCCCATCACTGGCACCGCGTTGAAGTCGGTGGTCCGCTTCAGCACCGAGCAGACGAGCAGGAGCAGGAACGACACCGCCTCGGGGCCCGAGACGAGACGGAGGCGGCGGAGGGCGGTGGCGGTCTTGATGTCCACGGGTCACCTTCGGTGGGTTCGGCGGGAGAGACGTGGGTCGGCTCGGATCAGCTTGTGAACGCAAGCACAAATGCTCGCCCATTGTGGCAAACGCCGGGAGTGAGTGTGGCTCGGGGTGCCGTCAGGGGTGATGTCCACCTTCAGGACCTTTTGGCGGATGGCGCCGCGGGCTACCTTTCGCTGCGTGGCGATGTTCCGACTTCAGGGCAGCAAGGTGCTCGCCGTCGACATGACCGGGGACGCCGTGAAGGCGAAGAACGGCTCGATGGTCGCGTACGACGGGCAGATGGCCTTCAAGAAGATGAGCGGTGGCGGGGAGGGCATCCGGGGCATGGTGACCCGGCGGCTCACCGGTGAGCAGATGACGGTGATGGAGGTGAAAGGGCACGGGACGTGCTGGTTCGCGGACCGGGCCTCGGAGATCAACCTGGTGAGTCTCCAGGGGGACAAGCTGTATGTGGAGTCGAGCAATCTGCTCGCGACCGACGCGGGGCTGCGGACCGGGACCAGCTTTACGGGGATGCGCGGTGCCTCGCAGGGCAATGGGCTGTTCACGACCACCGTCGAGGGGCACGGACAGGCGGCGATCATGTCGGACGGGCCGGCGGTGGTGCTGCGGGTCAGCTCGCAGTATCCGTTGACCGTCGATCCGGGGGCCTATGTGGCCCATCAGGGGAATCTGCGGCAGTCCTTCCAGTCCGGTGTGACCTTCCGCACTCTGATGGGTGAGGGCGGTGGCGATGCCTTCCAGATCCGGTTCGAGGGGGACGGGCTGGTGTACGTACAGCCGAGCGAGCGGAACACGATCGCGGGGGACGTGTGACATGGGCTTCCGTGAGATCAACTCCAGGATGGTCGAGGCCGTGGTCGTGCCCGGGCAGCGGCTGTTCAGTCAGCGGGGTGCGATGCTCGCCTACAAGGGCGAGGTGTCCTTCACACCCAACATGGGCGGTGGCCAGGGCGGGATCATGTCGATGATCGGGCGCCGGGTGGCCGACGAGGACACCCCGCTGATGACCGTCGAGGGCAGCGGCACCGTGCTCTTCGGGCACGGCGGCCATCACGTCCAGGTGATCAACCTCTCCGGCGACACCCTGTGCGTCGAGGCGGACCGTCTCCTCGCCTTCGAGGGCACCCTCCAGCAGGGCACGATGTTCCTCGGCTCGCAGGGCGGCGTCATGGGCATGGTGCGGGGGCAGATCAGCGGGCAGGGGCTGTTCACCACGACCCTCAAGGGGCATGGGGCCGTGGCCGTCATGGCGCACGGTGGTGTCTTCGAGATTCCGATCACCCCGCAGCGGCCCGTCCATGTCGACCCCCAGGCGTATGTGGCCCACCACGGCGACGTACGC
Above is a window of Streptomyces sp. DT2A-34 DNA encoding:
- a CDS encoding SRPBCC family protein encodes the protein MAGHTENEITIAAPVDLVWDMTNDLDKWPQLFSEYASCEVLSREGDTVAFRLTMHPDENGKVWSWVSERVADREKLIVRARRVETGPFEYMNIVWEYEETPDGTRMHWTQDFAMKPDAPVDDAGMTDIINRNSPIQMALIRDRIEEVSCTTP
- a CDS encoding SchA/CurD-like domain-containing protein gives rise to the protein MTTSPYTSQSAFDGSRMRVILLVDLHEGAQQEFLDAYEHMRDRVASVPGHLGDQLCQSLENPSQWVITSEWATAPPYLAWVNSEEHLETVRPLQNCVRELRSMRYGVVRETGRARPNTGGLQTAVRVGDGVTRHALTFTVKPGSESKVTEILAGYAPPQARVDDSTRLRRTTLFLHGNRVVRTVEVEGDLMAALRHVSRQPEVRAVEEALNPHLEQHRDLSDPESARAFFARAAMPAVHHVALGGPEPDGLTRHALYYPARPGCGMALARLLSRQDETAAADPAGPVHRSTVFQREDIVVRLVDVRGDPETDPVRVLGIHGPRKAAVLARLLDSDALGVAGPPTGEREATRLLTHADMALITDRRAAQP
- a CDS encoding AIM24 family protein — encoded protein: MFRLQGSKVLAVDMTGDAVKAKNGSMVAYDGQMAFKKMSGGGEGIRGMVTRRLTGEQMTVMEVKGHGTCWFADRASEINLVSLQGDKLYVESSNLLATDAGLRTGTSFTGMRGASQGNGLFTTTVEGHGQAAIMSDGPAVVLRVSSQYPLTVDPGAYVAHQGNLRQSFQSGVTFRTLMGEGGGDAFQIRFEGDGLVYVQPSERNTIAGDV
- a CDS encoding DUF3817 domain-containing protein, with the protein product MDIKTATALRRLRLVSGPEAVSFLLLLVCSVLKRTTDFNAVPVMGMVHGVLFILYVIFWADAWNRTKWSLKTAALYFVLSVLPTGGFFAERKLKREAEDAVIAARARREGKVNA
- a CDS encoding beta-ketoacyl synthase, with translation MTRRVAVTGIGVVAPGGIGVPAFWDLLASGRTATRGITLFDPEGLRSRIAAECDFDPLAHGLEPELVERADRYIQFALVAATEAVTDSGVDFGTEDPWRVAVSLGSAVGGTTRLEQDYVLVSEGGQRWDVDHRAANPYLHRAFSPSTLASDVAERFGAQGPVQTVSTGCTSGLDAVGYAFHTIEEGRADLCITGASDSPISPITMACFDAIKATSPNNDDPEHASRPFDAHRDGFVMGEGAAVLVLEELEHARARGAHVYCEIDGYATFGNAYHMTGLTSEGLEMARAIDAALDHARVDPTDIDYVNAHGSGTRQNDRHETAAVKKSLGSHAYDTPMSSIKSMVGHSLGAIGAIEVVACVLALARQVVPPTANYETPDPECDLDYVPRTARPRRLDHVLSVGSGFGGFQSAVLLTGPGGRTK
- a CDS encoding acyl carrier protein; amino-acid sequence: MTTEVTQVTVEELAALMKQAAGVTVDPQDLASRADSTFAEFGLDSLGLLGIVGELENRHGVALPTDAERCKSPRAFLDLVNGALTTGA
- a CDS encoding AIM24 family protein encodes the protein MGFREINSRMVEAVVVPGQRLFSQRGAMLAYKGEVSFTPNMGGGQGGIMSMIGRRVADEDTPLMTVEGSGTVLFGHGGHHVQVINLSGDTLCVEADRLLAFEGTLQQGTMFLGSQGGVMGMVRGQISGQGLFTTTLKGHGAVAVMAHGGVFEIPITPQRPVHVDPQAYVAHHGDVRNKLSTALGWRDMVGRGSGEAFQLELSGSGAVYVQASEEKL
- a CDS encoding MTH1187 family thiamine-binding protein — its product is MIVAFSVTPLGVGEDVGEYVADAVRVVRESGLPNRTDAMFTSIEGEWDEVMDVVKRAVAAVETRAPRVSLVLKADIRPGVTDGLTSKVETVERHLAD
- a CDS encoding ketosynthase chain-length factor encodes the protein MSGSGIRPRHTAVTGIGVVAPNGLHADTYWKSVKEGASVLDRITRDGCEHLPLRVAGEVRGFDASALIEETFLVQTDKFTHFALAAADAALQDAGLSSTAADSPYSVGVVTAAGSGGGEFGQRELQKLWGQGSRFVGPYQSIAWFYAASTGQISIRSGFKGPCGVVASDEAGGLDAVAHAARAVDRGTDVVVVGAAEAPLAPYSGVCQLGYPELSTVEDPARAYRPFTPAACGFVPAEGGAVLIVEDLERAQRRAAVVRAVVAGHSATFTGASHWEQSREGLAHAIRGALDEAGCAPEEIDVVFADALGVPEADRAEALALADALGPHGTRVPVTAPKTGIGRSYCGAPLLDIVAAVQAMEHGQIPPTPNVFDVCHDIDLVTATARPAELRTALVLSRGLMGSNAALVLRRGPGSAA